One segment of Anguilla anguilla isolate fAngAng1 chromosome 1, fAngAng1.pri, whole genome shotgun sequence DNA contains the following:
- the id2a gene encoding DNA-binding protein inhibitor ID-2a encodes MKAISPVRSFRKNNANLSEHSLGISRSKTPVDDPLSLLYNMNDCYSKLKELVPSIPQNKNVSKMEILQHVIDYILDLQIALDSNSAITSLHHQRPGQATSRTPLTTLNTDISILSLQSAEFSTELTTDDSKTLFR; translated from the exons ATGAAAGCAATAAGCCCAGTGAGGTCCTTCAGGAAAAATAACGCCAATTTATCGGAACACAGTCTCGGAATCTCCCGGAGCAAGACACCCGTGGATGATCCTTTAAGCCTACTCTACAACATGAATGACTGCTACTCCAAGCTGAAAGAACTGGTGCCCAGCATCCCGCAAAACAAGAACGTTAGCAAAATGGAAATCCTTCAGCATGTTATTGACTACATACTGGACCTGCAGATTGCGCTCGACTCAAATTCCGCTATAACCAGCCTCCACCACCAGCGACCGGGGCAAGCGACATCCCGGACACCCCTGACAACTCTCAACACAGACATCAGCATCCTGTCCTTACAG tctgcTGAGTTCTCGACAGAATTGACGACAGACGACAGTAAGACCCTATTTCGTTAA